The genomic DNA AGAAGAGCAATAAATCATGTTTTGAAACATATCTCAGTGGTCCTGTTACTCTTATTATCCCAAAATAGTTCCTAAAGAATATTATCAGAACTGTGCTAAGAGTAATATCAGCGAGGTATGTTCAGTGCCCAGGCTCTGTAGGTCTTCTTACTGCATGAACTGTgggcatttttctgtttttagtGTATGTTTGGCACAAGATTTATTGGTTTCCTAATCGCTGTGCATCCCTTTCTTCCAGAGGGGTTTAGGATGATCCCTCTTCATACCCTCAGTCCCTGCCACAATTCAGGTCAACCTGCTGGTCTGGAGCATGAAGTTGCTCAGCTGGAGGAAAACTGTAGAGATGCCCTACAGTTTGGTGGATAAGTCCCAAACCAGTATTCAGAGGTATCTATCccattttttacttttgctaGTAGCAGCCATTCCTCGCAGTGCAGTGGGGAAACTACCAATGCAGCTGTTGTCTTGCTATCTCAAACCCAAAGGCCTGGGAGGTAGATGGGGAAGGAAGTTGCTTTGTTTGTGATTTCCCAAAGATTTTGCTCTGTCCTGGCAACTATGGGATTTTTCCTAGCTTCTTTCCCTTTAGCAACAGAccaaaaacctgtttttctgGCATACTCTGATAAAAATCTCATGGCTCTGATAAAAATCTCACCATCCTACCTTCTAATCAGTCCTTCTGCACAGATTTATCAGGATGTGATCTCATGGgaactgctcccagctcctgttgAGTTTGTATAGGCAGAGCACGCTGCCTCACACCACAGCAAGTTACCATTGATCTTAACTCTGTAAAAGCCTCTGCTTTGCACAGAGGCATGGTCTCTCCCAGTCCCCTGAGTGATGCCGTCTTGCCTCATGAGGAGCAACAGCTCAGGGCTTCCGCCGAGTTCTTCCCACTTGGAGCAAAGGGGCTCATACCAGGCAGCAATCTCCAGTCCCCCTGAGTCAGAAGCACAGGTCACCATACCCCAACCCAATCCTACAAACACCCATGGGTCCCTGAAAACCACCTCTGTGTAAGGTGGGCAAGTTTGGGAGTGGGCTCCTTCTTCACGGCTCTACAGGTTCTGCCAGGagtctgctccagtgtgggctgcCCATGGGATCACAGCATTCTCGTGGACATCCACCTATTCCCGAGTGGGCCTCCTCCATGGGCTGTAGGTCGATCTCAGCTCTCCCCtggacctccatgggctgccTGGTGACAGTCTGCTCACCGTGGTCtgcaccacagcctgcaggtgGATCTTTGCTTTGGCACATGAAGTGGCTCCTCCCCTTgttcttcactgaccttggtgtctggAGGGTGGTTTCTGTAATTTATTCTCAATCTACACTTCTCTGGGCTCAATTACTTGTGTGAAATAACTTTATTCACTACTCAAATATGTTACCACAGAGGTGTTACTGTCATTCCCGTTTGGCTCAGCgttcaggagcagcagagccatcttggagctggctggcagtGGGTCTGTGAGATATGTCGGAGGCTTCTGGCAGTTTCTAAGTGAAGTCACCTCTATAGGTCCTCCACAGGctcctgctaccaaaaccttgccataCAAACCCAATACAATTATGGAACTGGggaaaatgttacattttaaaagtgtcAGTTGATGGCGATTTTTTACAatgttgttttttattaatttggtAAGGAAATTTCTCATTTACTTCTAAATATACCTCAATCAGAGACTAGTTAGCAGCACTGCCTAGCCCAAAACTGCAAACACTGTGGCCATTATAACCCATACCCAATATCAGTGTGCCAAATAACCTAGTGATTACTCCTGAGTAGGATTGACAACTTTCCCCATGAAAAGTGTGGTGCCAGTTTGTTTGTCAGAGATCAAAATAAGGAAGGGCCTGTTGAATTTGATGGTACGAGAAGCAAAGGAAAGTCTGGTCAAGATTATGGCAGTGGCTCCTGCAGCTTCAGTTCCAGCCTCATCAACTTCCAGCAAGGCCTTGTGAATTGCCTGCACAGAATAGGAGAAAGCAGTGTGGTTTATATATGGGACAGGAAACAGGactaaaataaattctcttcTTATGGAACATTTAGGAGAGGAAAGGACTAATAAATGCGTGGATGAAACTTTATTGTATGATAAATCTCCAACAGTTTGAAACAGGAGTATTTTCTATGCAAGGACTGAGCAAGGAGGACCAAAAATTAGCACGGAGACACTGAAATGCATTCTCTCCAGTGCTGAGTAGAGTGGGATAAAAATTCCCATGTAGAAGCTTGTTGCCTCAAGTtggcctgtttttcacttcttgcattcgttctcacgcagcttcaagtaaactatggtTATTCTTagaattgtttgcatttttcctctctaggaggagaatgaatgATTGaaggtgatgttcaccaatgaggtcaaagaggtggctacctgtgtagccaatcttgacctgtctgtaaatttgtatatatatggagtcagaaaaataaagtaaagtttttccttcttcacctcctgctggcctgcctcgtcttttcgtgctcctaacagcagccgcacttgtgaccctccgtcacagaAGCtagtttattttcttagatGGTTTGGACTTCTACTAGCAACACTTATTTCAAAAACCTGCTAATATGGAGCAGTATTTGGCATCTTTAGCATTAAATCATAGCTCAAAAGGGACATAGTCACATTCAGCTACTGCAAACTGGAGATTTCCTGAAAACTTTGGGAATATTGAAAATTGAGATATTAACTCAATATCGTAATGAACTCCTCATTTGTAGTTTATGTGACACAACTTCATGTAAACTATTATGTTCCCATGCCAAGAAGTTATTTAAAATCTTGCCCAATTATTCTATGTATTTAATATCCAGCTCTTTAATAATAGCACTATAGTAATACAAAAATGAGCTGGCAGATTCTTTCGTAAAAAAGCACAATTACTGAGCCAGCCCCTACATGTCTTTGTGAATTTTACTTACAACTTCAGTAATATAAAGAGGGAAATAAGTCTTTAAAAATCCCAGATACCACTGATCAAAACAACCAACCACCATCCCGTCACCAGCTCTGTCTACTTACTTGTGAGACCTGGAGATCATGGTTGCCGCTAATTCCAGACAGATCAGCACTACCTGAGAACACTTCAGTAATGCCCATTTGTTCAAACAGGGTTTTAACATCGTAAGACCCACTAATGGAAAACTTTGGTAACTGCAGATTTAATCTCCTGTTgatcaaagaaaacaaaagagcagtGAGCCCTTGCAGCCTTGTTTCAGCCAGCAGGGTGGATAGTATGCAACTCAGCAACACTTGAAAGCATTCTTTTGATTGCAAATTCATTTGATGGCAGCCTTTGTATTCTTTGAGCAATTTTGGCATCCTGAGAGATGCACCATCTTCTTGTATCTACATTCTCTATTTAAgtttgggaaaagaaacaaatttcttcATTGTTGCTCTTTTATCCCTGTGCCACATGCACGGCTAGTAGAGATTTTTTGGCTAAAGCGTTACAGAGTGTGAGCAGAGCACTAGTGGAAAGTTTAAAGTAAGGGAAAAGGAGGATAAAATCTAAGATGTGGTGAAGGAAGTGAATCATGAAAGAAGAGGTAAGAAGCCAAAAAGTAGCCAAGCAAGTTTTAAGGCAGCTGTTGCGATGTTGTGACCACTCGTGCCAGGTCGCAAAACCTGCAGTTTGTTAGTGATTATGCTCTGCTCTGACTCATTTGGGGAATTGCTTAAAACTTCCCTTTATGAAATCAGGACATTATGTCCAGGAGGAGGTGATCTGAAACTGatgttttttccttaaaaacagtGATGTGTCCTCAAATATAGCAATGCATATACTTAGAGTTACCTGCTCACAAGTTTGCTATCCCATTTACAAACAGTTTCCTTGGAGAGAGCATCTTCCACTTGCTTCATCTTGCCATCATCAGGCAGAATAAGCAGTGCTCGTGCAGTGCCCTGGTAAGGCAGCTCTACCACCACACAGGAAAGATCCTGGTCGTAGTAGATGCTTGAGGTACCATCACGGTGCATCATGTCGACTCTAACAGTTGCATTGGTGTTCACAAAAAAATCATCCTCATATGTAAGCAAAGGATCAAAAGACTTTTCCCAGGCAGCTGATGGGGAAAAAGAGATGTTGTTGCACTCAGACATGACAATCATAAAAATGGCTCATCTAAATTAGACCAGCTTTAATATAGGGCACTGAAAGCATATTGATGGGAGAAGATGCTCACTAAATCACTTCAACCTCCTCCATAATACACAATACAGCATTCTAGCTGTGCAGTAAGCTCATCATATTTTATGTGAGCACATCATGTTTTGCCAAAGAAGAACCAAAGGCTGACGGCTGATGGTTTCTTCTACTGTAAGCTTATGTAATGCCTTTAATGCCATTTTAAAGCAGTCACTTAAGCATTCAGTCACAGGGCCTTCCTTATGTCTTTTCTGCCAGGCTGTACCCCAAGTCAGTGCAAGCAGACTGCACTCAGCCTGGTGTGGAATTCATCAGCAAATACAGAGTGCTAACATTTGAGCAAGGCTCCAGGAGCACAGGCCCTCAAGATGCTATGTCTCAGGTTTTCATGCAGAGCACCTAGTAGATCTACACTAAAACTGTGGTCCCTGTGCAAAGATGTCAGTCCACCAAGTCTGACTGGCATGTACAGCCAGCGCAGAGATCTTGGATACCTGTTTAGTCATTATGGCCTCAAACAGTGGGACTATGGGATCCTTGTCCATGAGGCATCCACTAGAGGGGAAATGTTCTGTCCACAGCTTTCAAGCAAATTGAATAAAAACCAAGAAAGCAATATTTCTCAACAGTCAGATACTCTGTATTTGGCCAGATATAATCTTTAATTGAAAGGTTCTTGCACAGTTTAGCCCTTTCCTAAATTGTCACTCTAGCAATAAATCATCAGAAGTtccttaaaatttttatttttatcaaaactATCTATTGAAATACTATGTTACGTGTCTTACCTTTAAAGTAAATATAGTTCACAAGAACCAGTACAGTATTTGGATCAAGATGACCAACTAATTCAGGAATTTTCCCCTTGGTTTTCTCCTCTACATATTTATTGATTTGCTTTGTAGCTTCTTCTGGTTTATGAAAATCACTGGAGAAAAAATCTGCATCATAATATTCTTtgatattttgtaaaaatgacTTCTGTGGTTCATATCCAGTAGCTGTAAAAAGGGCATTCCCTATATTTAATGTGATATTAACATCAGCACAGTTCAGTACTGACAAAACTTTGTGAAAACTTTCATGTACATCATGTGTGTGAGTCTCAGTCAGGTTGTCAAAGCCCAGTCCTTCAAAAATCTGAGACAGAGTGGTTGATTTAGCACCAACAGCCAGCACGGCAAAGGCAGTGGAGATGCTcatgggagaaaagaaaacatttttatcagtttcttTGGATGAAGCCTGCTTGTAAAATCTAAATACAAAATCTGCATAGTTAGAACCTTTCTTGTCACAGCTATATGTTaataaattttctcttccatcCTTCAGATTAGTATTGTTGACTTCACGGCAAATGTCTTCAGGGCAGCAATGGGTTACAGCACAAAGAACAGCAAGGAGTAAACTCAGGCACAGGAGACACTTCATCttcttttcaaattattctGCCACAAAATAAACAGTCATTAAATGAGTAGATGGTAATGATGTGCTTGCTAGTAAGAAATAATGAATAGTTGGTTAGTATAAATGTTGCATAGTTCAACTGTAAATATCTAACATACATAGCATGATTTAAAGTTCTCATGGGCACAACATCAAACTTATTTAACAAATTCAAATAGGTTATAGATGAAAATGTCAGGCATAATAAAGTCATAATATTCCATGGTAACTGCTCTGAAAAAGCAATACTTTTTCCATtggcaataaaaatataaagctaAGGTCCACAATAATCTTTTTTAACAATGATATTATCTTCCCAAAAAACTGGTTCCCATAGGGTACATTGAAACAAAGAAGTTATTACAAGGTATGACAGGGTGTGGGTTTCAAAGACATCAAATACTCCACAGCATCTGCCCAAAAGCAATTTGATAAATGTAAGGAAATGTGACGCAGCTCACCACTCACTGAGACTGAATAAATTCCCTCATTTtcctcagggcagcagcacatggACAGAGCTATCATGAACTATTATGTGCTTGTTACACCTCTGTTTACTTCATGGTTACTTACTGTCATGGCCAGTTACAGGCCACAATTGATAAGTGATGGAAGAAGGTCATCTACATGAACCTCAAAAGCCTGGGGCATTCTTTGCTGTGAGAGCAGTGCACAGAGAGGTGAGCACAGTGACAATGTGGCAAGCAGCAGGTTTGCCTGAGATAATGAGGTGCATGTCTGGAATAAAGTAATCCTCCTTTTGGGGGAGCTGCAACAAGTGTTTGTAACTTCTTGAATGGTGTTTGCCCCTCACCACGGGTTAACGTGCATGGGATGTGGGAAGGACCTGGGTCAAAGAGTAAGAGGAACACTCCTCCCATTCGGACATCAAAGGGCACAGATTAATCCCCTTGCAGATTACAAGTTCTTCATTATGCTTGTTCTCCTAAAGCTGGCATGATACACTTCATTGAGCTGCCTGCTCTCCACACAAGCTGGAACAAGTCTCTGGTTTACTGAGTTCAGTTCCCAGCAGTTCTGAGAAGGTATCTCATATAAACCCTCTTTAGAAGTGTAAGAAGCTGTCAatgaaaataagcttttttccCTCACATATTCAGCATGAAAACATTTCTAGAACTTTTCTACTGTCATGGGTCCTCTTCTGGTTTCCAGCCAACACAGCCTGTTTGcatccttttctttcaggaatGTATTTTCCTATGTTCATGATAAAGTTCTCTTGGTCCTACATTCATCCCTAGATGTAAAAGATGACTGTAGATACTATCTAAAGATTTAGAGTTTCTGATGGCAGCCAAAGTTCAAGGATTCTTGGTGATTaaccaatttttttatttttgtattgaTGGTCTTCCTTGTTTTCATAGCAAACATATAGAGAGCTGTGTGTTCTCTTATTTGCTAAGATCTGAGAGTAATGAATCTGCCTGAGATTAGCCAAGGCCCACCACAGTGACCCACAGTAACAAGTGGTAAAACTAAATTTgaatttccttaaaataaaagatgaagTATGGCCCTAGATGTGAATATGATTTAACAATTTGCATCTCTTTTAAGCAGAACACAGCCTCTTTTtcacgggggaaaaaaaaaaaaaaaaaaaaaaaaaaaaaagaaacaaccaaacaacacTTATGTActgtggaaaaaagaagaaataatataGTACGAAAGgtgtttcaaaaatatttgatgtttaACATGTCatagtttgtttttctgtaattatttgaGATATTGGACACTTTAGtaattgagaaagaaaaaaatagttttacttcctgtgtccatacagagcttagcctaaattttaaagaatttctaaattttaaagaatttctgaaGCAAAGAGTAtggtctgggttttttttttctgcagcaaactTATATTAGGCGTGACTCTGTCTTTAACTTCTGCTGTAACAGATCAGTTAAAAAACTTCTCCTGGTATCATAACTCTCTACAGAAACCTAAAATGAGTACTTCTatcaaaagctggaaaacactgaatattttcatCAGGTTTTCTTCACGTACTTTTCCTTTTAGAGATGAAGATCAGATTCATTAATTTCAACATTTTGAGATTAGAAAATTTCTGACACCAGTATTTTTGTTAACATTTCAAAGCTGAAGATATTGTAAAGGTTTTGTTAAATCTGGAAGTACTTTTtatgcaaaaatgcaaaaaataattatcttccAGACCACATATTAGTTTGTCTATGGGAGTAAAAGGGgcaattaaatttaaattgtgGCCTTCCACCCACCCCCTACACTTACCCCAGTCCTAATTAAAGAGCCTAGCCTTAGCAATTCAATTGTTGCTTTATAAATTAAGTCACTAGAAGAGTTTTTAAATTGGACCTGGTTTTTCAGTCACTAGTGGGATTATACTAATTTTGAGTCACTGTGAAGGCTGTTTCCATCCTGGAAGGTGATTACATCAGTATTCTCTTTTAACAAGTACTTAATAAGTCCTCATGACTTCAAAGGCTTTTTTAGTTTGATTTCAGTCTAAGCATATTCCCCCAGAACAGCAGGTCCCACTGGTCCCTTGCACATCTGCTTGGTAAATATTTCATTGCAACATCCACAAAGAACGAattcacaaacacacaaatggAATTGACCTTATATTAAAATTCCACTGACTGCAGAAAGCATCATTTCCAacactctaaaaaaaaaaaaaaatgcatgcgTAGTACTTACAAAATCAGAAGCCTTGTTGCATTCAGCTGACCATGCTGCTCCCCACACTGTTACTTACACTGCTTTATCATCTTCTGCCTTATTAGAGATGTTAAACATTACACAGACCTGATAAAAATTAGagccaaccaaaaaaaaaggaggaaacaaagcaaatattgATGAAACAGGGTTCGCAAGGATCATCTCTGTTATTCAGCCAAAGAAGCTGACAATCTTCAGCCATTTCGACAGTAGCTGTGACATCCTCTCTGTTCCTCTGACCGTGCTGAGGAGCCTAAGTGCAAATGTTGTGTGATTAGGACCCTACTGGAAACCAGGAGCTTGTGCCTGGAATCACTAGAAACAAGTGCTGACTCTTGGTGCCAGAAGTCAGATTTTCTGTGTTGTGATGAGGCACACATGGAGCTGACAGCCACGTATCTCATCAGCTTGGTGCTCTTCCAAAATCTATCCAGAGGCAAATCTTCTGCATGATCCTCGGCCTTACATGGATGACAAAGTAATGGCCTGTACCTTCTCACTCTGCAGCTTAATACCACTGAAGGGGTATGTGATAGACACGTTTCCATGATAGGTTTCCCACCCTGGCTGATGTGGTCCCTTTATCCACCTCAGTTCTGTGTGCATCTCAGTTACTGCCTTGGGCAGGTGGTGGGAATTCAAGTAGCAGGCTGTTTACTCCCACATGTTGGCATACTGCATGTGCTCACCCACTTCTCATTCTCCTTGCCCTCTCACACACTTTTAAATtgttcaaatgaaaacaagtgCTGTTTGTTTCTATTAACTTTTCCCAATAGGAATTAAATGCTGATGGATCAAGATGACTGAATTTTTCCAGGTAACAACAAAGACCATGATTGAGTGGTGACATAAAATGCAGTTCCTCCTTTGTGACTAGTCTTTTCTTTGTACTTGTTTACTCACATGTGTAATTTCGTTGTTACAAACATAGATAAACGTGGAGACAGAACACAGATAAACATTCTCTGGACACTCcccttctttgttttcctctgtatttcttcctctctctcccctcccccctTCCCTTTTTACTTGCTCCTTCTAACTCTGCCTGTAAAGGTCACAAACACAGAGATTATTTTACTCATCAAAGCCCAGGTGAATAACAGGTCATGGTGGTCAAGGACAAACTGCATTACAAAATGGTTATAAgcctcttgttttctctttcatttgtgATGCCTTGtaattactgttttgtttttaataatgttaAGCTAAACTTTAACAAGGCATTTCCTTACCATTTCATTATAGCAGCAGAAATAAGGTACTACAGCAGCTTGAAACTAAAAGGATGAGCAGACAGACGA from Sylvia atricapilla isolate bSylAtr1 chromosome 6, bSylAtr1.pri, whole genome shotgun sequence includes the following:
- the LOC136362030 gene encoding uncharacterized protein gives rise to the protein MKKLLFLCLLLIGIHSNSYCYEPYQQGVRNQNQRAQENRNMPWQSVRNSVCQFACCFYKEISSRENNGNVFFSPLSISTAFAMLTLGARSDTLTQILRVLCFNPRQISESDIHEGYRQLMQVVNRRNRGLQLNMGNVLFVLDQLKPQEEFLSNLRNFYEGEAYPMNFKKADQAQQKINEYVARRTNGKIKDLVNNLDPLTEILLISYIYFNAEWEKPFDPKYTKMSKFFVNENKAVEVPMMFGMGLFKYGYDKQLSSTVVQMDYKGGASAFFILPDRGKMRTLEKRLSCERLSRWRTLVTKSSVNLYLPKFTLYGTYNLKDILYKMGIMDLFTDKADLSGITGQPQHRISQAIHKAVVKVDETGTEAAAATGMEIVPMSVPVTIVFNRPFQMVITMENTILFMGKIVNPLKKFEKKMKCLLCLSLLLAVLCAVTHCCPEDICREVNNTNLKDGRENLLTYSCDKKGSNYADFVFRFYKQASSKETDKNVFFSPMSISTAFAVLAVGAKSTTLSQIFEGLGFDNLTETHTHDVHESFHKVLSVLNCADVNITLNIGNALFTATGYEPQKSFLQNIKEYYDADFFSSDFHKPEEATKQINKYVEEKTKGKIPELVGHLDPNTVLVLVNYIYFKAAWEKSFDPLLTYEDDFFVNTNATVRVDMMHRDGTSSIYYDQDLSCVVVELPYQGTARALLILPDDGKMKQVEDALSKETVCKWDSKLVSRRLNLQLPKFSISGSYDVKTLFEQMGITEVFSGSADLSGISGNHDLQVSQAIHKALLEVDEAGTEAAGATAIILTRLSFASRTIKFNRPFLILISDKQTGTTLFMGKVVNPTQE